One window of the Chitinophagales bacterium genome contains the following:
- a CDS encoding ribosomal RNA small subunit methyltransferase E — MQLFYHPLPENEAFLLNVEESHHCLKVLRKRVGDEIFVVDGKGTKITARITGIIGHQCRLEMVGKETGYGKKDYRLEVGIALPKNVHRLEWFVEKATELGADAIYPLRTERTERQRCNTERLHKIMIAAMKQSGRAYLPQLHAVTPFDRITEYVQPDMHNLIAVCGNYPHLKTIYRPLGSVLILIGPEGDFSEAEREKAVAGGFEPVSLGSARLRLETAALAVCSFVHLVNG, encoded by the coding sequence ATGCAGTTGTTTTATCATCCCCTTCCCGAAAACGAAGCTTTTTTGCTGAATGTAGAGGAATCCCATCATTGCCTGAAGGTGCTACGCAAACGTGTCGGTGATGAGATTTTTGTGGTGGACGGTAAAGGTACGAAGATCACCGCACGCATTACGGGCATTATAGGGCATCAGTGCCGCCTGGAAATGGTGGGTAAGGAAACCGGATATGGCAAGAAAGACTATAGGTTGGAAGTAGGAATAGCGTTGCCTAAAAATGTACATCGGTTGGAGTGGTTTGTAGAAAAAGCAACCGAGCTAGGGGCTGATGCCATTTATCCATTACGTACGGAGCGCACCGAGCGTCAGCGCTGCAACACGGAGCGGTTGCACAAGATTATGATAGCGGCTATGAAACAATCCGGAAGGGCTTACCTGCCGCAGTTGCATGCAGTGACGCCTTTTGACCGGATAACCGAATATGTCCAACCTGATATGCATAATCTGATTGCCGTTTGCGGAAATTACCCTCATCTGAAAACGATTTATCGTCCGCTGGGGAGCGTGCTTATTCTCATAGGGCCTGAGGGTGATTTTTCTGAAGCCGAAAGGGAAAAGGCTGTTGCAGGTGGTTTTGAACCGGTGAGCTTAGGATCTGCCCGTCTGCGTCTGGAAACAGCTGCCCTGGCAGTGTGTAGTTTTGTTCACTTAGTAAACGGTTGA